The following DNA comes from Tunturibacter psychrotolerans.
TCTTTGAACCAGGTTGGTGGGGTGAGGGTTGTGACCCAGCGGAGGTCTAGTTTTTCAAGTTTTGGCAGATGGGCCAGGGATTCGGGGAGGGTTTCGAGGGGATTGCCTCGCAGATCGAGCTGGCGGAGTTCGCTGAGGTTGGCGATTGAGGCGGTGAGGGTTGTGAGGTGGTTGTTTCTGAGATGTAGCTCGCGGAGATTGGAGAGGCTGCCGATGGAGTCGGGGAGTTCGGTGAGGAGGTTGTCAGTCGAGCGGAGTTCGACCAGGCTGGATAGGCAGGAGAGGCAGTCGGGGAGGAGCGGGAAGGCATTTTCGCTCAGGTTGAGGTAGCGGAGGTTTTTGAGTTTTCCGACGGAAGGCGGTAAGGAGGTCAGGTGGTTGTCGTGGAGGTAGAGGAAGTCGGTGAGGTTGACTAGGTCGCCGAGGATGTCGGGGAGGTTTGTGAGTTGATTGTGGCCGAGGTCGAGGGTGCGAAGGTTTTTGAGGTTTCCGATTTTTGGGGAGATTTCGGAGAGCTCGTTGTCGGCGAGGATCAGGGTCTCGAGGTCAGTCTGCTGCCAGACGTAGTCTGGGACGACACCGAGATGGCGCTTCCATAGGTTGAGAGCTGGCGCGGAGGAGTTGGGCACGAGGCGATGATAGCGCGTGCTTCATTCTTTTGAGACTGGGGTTCAGCGAACTACCAGGTGGAGTAGGAGGTGCCGTCGGAGGCGGTTTGCTGGGCGCCGCTGTGGACGTCGTCGATGCCGGAGTCAGTCTGGTCGATGCTGGAGAGGGTGTCGTCCTGGACGGGCATCCAGGTGTCGGAGCGATGGGTGAAGGGGTCGACCGGCATAGCTTTGAGGTAGCCGGCCTGGACGAGGTCGTCGAGGGACTGGGGGGCCTTGGCTTTGTCGACGGTGTAGGAGTCGATGGCCTGGCGCATGGTGTGAAGATCTTCTTTGAGGACAGCCTCTTTGGCGTTGCGGATGTTGCTGGTGTAGGCGGGGATGGCGATGGCGGCGAGCAGGCCGATGACGACCATCACGATCATGAGTTCGAGCAGGGTGAAGCCTTGCTCGGCTGTCCGGGTGGAGCTCTGTGGAAGAGAAGCAGATTCCTCCGCTGCGCTACGGAATGACAACCAAATGCGGGCCCATGACGAACGGGATGGGAGCCGGGAAGAGTGGCTGGAGCGGATTTTGGGGGTGGCTACCATGTGTTGTACTTCGTTCCGTCGAGTGCGGTTCCGGTGCTCTTGCTGTGGACGTCAAAGACGTTCTGGCCGCCGAAGGAGTCGGAGTCCGTGTCGTCCTGGTTGGAGCGCAGGCCCCAATCGGTGTTGTTGGTGAAGGGGTCGACGGGGATCTTTCGTAGAAATTTTACCTTTTTCCCCTGAGCTGCGGTGACCTCGACTCCGTCGACGAGGGTTTGGAGGTCGGGCGGGTAGCCGAGGGAGTCGGCCTTGATCTGGAAGGCTCCCTTGTCGGCGGCGTCCTTGTAGTGGTCGATGGCGTCGCGCATCTGCCATAAGTCGCGGCGGAGTTCGCGCTCCTTGGTACGTTTGACCTGGAAGCGGGCGATGGGGATGGCTGCGGAGGCCAATAAAGCGACGATGGCGACGCAGATAATGAGTTCAACGAGGGTGAGGCCGGACTCGGGGCTAAGTGGTTGCGAACGAATCGGCCGCGTGCCCCGCGCCCGTGAGCTTGAATCCTTCTGCAAGCTCTCGGTGGGCCGTGAGGCACACGGGTTGGTACAAAGCGTCACTTGACATGCACCACGGCCTGCGAACCGACGGCCGGAAGATTGGCCTGCGCGCTGTTGAGAGCGCCGACTTTGACGAGTGAGAGTGAGGAGTCGCCGGCAGCTATGGCCTTGAAGGTGAGGGTGCAGAGGCTGCCTGTTCCGCTGACTCCGGCGGTGTTGGGCGGACGGATGGAAGAGATAGCGACTAGCCCTTTGTCTTCGCGGTGAACGAGCGAGACTGCCTGCCCGTCCTTGCCGAGGAAGGTTCCGGCGTCGACGTTGACGAGCTGCAGGAGTGCAGGGTTGAACTGAAGCTGGAGCGGAACGGAGAACACGTCGTGTCCGTTGCCGAGCATGACGGCGACCTGGAAGGTGCTTCCGACGGCCTGGGTGGAGTCGGGCGGGACGACCGTGAAGCTAATGGGCGGGCCGGCGCCTGGGACTGCTGCTGGAGCGGGAGTCTGGTTGGCAGGAGGCTGGCTTGCGGGCGGTGTCTCTGGAGTCTGCGCACCGGGGACGTAGGAGGCTGGCGGACCGGCGGGCTGGGCCTGTTGGCTAAGCTGCTGGACCATGGCGCTGGCAGCGTTGGCGGCGCTGGTTGGACTGCTGGCGGAGCGCGGTCCATTAGCGTATACCGGCTCGGAGTTGTGGTCGTTGGCAGAGACATCACGACGCAGCTCGATCGACTGGCCGGTGCCGGTGTCGATGGGGCGAACGTTGACGCGCGTCAGGACCGATTCGCGAACGATGTGGGGGATGATGATGAAGACGATTTCAGTCTTGTCGTTGATCTTGTCGCGAGAGGTGAAGAAGTACTTGAGGATGGGAATCTCGCCGACGCCGGGAGTGCCGTTGATGTTGAGGGAGTCGGATTTGGTGATGATGCCGGCGAGGAGGCTGGGCTCGCCATCCTTGAGGGTGATGACCTGCTCCGAGGTGCGCTGACCGATGACGGGTTCGGAGACTCCGCTGATGGTCACGGTGTTGATCTGGGAGAGCACCTCGATCTTCATCTTGAGGGTGACCTCGCGGTCGTAGTGGACCGTGGGGGTCATGTCGATATTGACGCCGATGTCGATGTAGGTGAACTGGGTCTGCACGCCGATGCTGGCGACACCGGTGGAGACGCCGGCGTTGTAGGAGCCGGTGGCGACGGGGATCTTCGATCCAATCTTCATGGTCGCGCGCTGACCGTCGGTGGCGCGGATGCTGGGGTTCTGGAGGACACGGGTGTCGGCGTCACTGAGCAGCGCGTTGAGGGTGCCACCGCCGATGCTTACGGCGAAGTTGTTCGCGTTGAGGTGGGCGAGGGTGTTGAGGGTGAAGTCGGAGGTGGTGGTGGAGCCTGTACTGGTGCCCGTACTACTGCTGCTGCTCGTAGTGGAGTTCGGATTGGCTTGTGGGGTGAGAGTGATGGATTGGGGGAGAGTGATGCCGAGGTTGTGCTCGACGTTCTTGTTGACTTCGAGGACGGCGACGTCGACGACGACTTCGGGACGGGCGCGGTCGAGATCGTTCAGCAGTTTCTGCGCCAGGAGAAGCTGATCGGGCGTGGCGCGCATGACGATGGCGTTCTGACTGGGAACGAGATAGATCTTGACGCTCGGATCAAGCAGGTTGCGGATGGCGATGACGACTTCATTCGCGTCGTTCTGCTGGCTCGCGTTAGTGAGATAGAAGGTTTGGACGGCCTGCTCGTCGAGGTCGGTGCGCTTGGTGCGCGAGTTGGTAGCGACGAAGATGGTGTTCGGCGTGATGGCCTTGTAGAAGGTGCCGGAGATGGTGCCGACGATGCGGAGGGCGTCTGAGAGGGTGACGTTGGTGAGGTCGACGGGGATGCGCTTGGAGCTGTAGTCGGGATCGAAGAGGACGTTGAGGCCGGCTGCTTTGCCGATGGCCTCATAGATAACCTTGACGTCTTCGACCATGTGAAGCGTGATGGGATCGTTCGAGACGGGCTTGAGTTCTACGGGGCCGGAGATGGATCCGATAGTGCTGAGGGTCTCGTTCTGTTGCGACATCTGCTCTTTGGCTTGAGGAGTATTGTCGCGATCGATCTGCTGCTGTTTCTGGATCGCATCGATCTCCTGCGCGGCTGCCTGGTTGCCGGGATCGATCTGTTGGGCTCGGGTGAACTGCGTGAGTGCGCCGTTGAGATCACCGCTTTGGCGAAGGACGCGACCGCGATCGACGTGAGAGACGGCGGCTTGAAACCGCATGTGATCGAAGTGCTCTCTGAAGCGAAGGTCTTTGGGCTTTTTGAGGACGGCGTTGTGATAGTCCTCGTAGGCGGCGTCAAAGTCCTGGCGCGCCTCAGCGTCCTGACCGCGCTTGTCCCATGTGGAAGCTGACTGGGCGTGGGCACGCGCTGTGCTTAGGCCCGCGATGCCGCAAAGGAGCAAAGCAGGGAGGACGCGACGAAGCGATGTCGATAGTTTGCTGATTGATTTGTACAGGCGACCCATGCTGCTTCCGTTTTCGTCCTTTACACCGTAAAGATTGTGGCGTTTGCCGGAGATAACGCCCGCCGGGAAGATTTTTCCGGCTTCGGCGCTGCCTGTGGGGGCCGTGCCTGCCAGGCTGTCGCGCTCGGGTGAGTATAGCATTCGCTCCAAAGTCGACCTCGTCAAAAAAGTTTGTAGGAACCGTGAATGTCTACGGTCGTTTTGAAAGCACGGCTCACGGTGGCAGAGATTTTAGTGACTCATGACGTCAGGTATGACTGACGAACCAGGGTTGTGGTTAGACGCGTTTCGCGTCCGCCCGGTGAAACGAAAGTTGCAGGCATGTTAAAGTAAGAGATTGCATGCCACGCTCTATGTCCAACACGACAGCCGCCCACCAGCCAAAGCCGGTGGTGAAGGAGAAAGACCGCGACCCGGTGGCGGCGGGTAAGAGAGACGCTGCGTTCAACCGGTCGGCGAGTTTTAACTATTTTTTGACCGATAAGTTTGAAGCCGGGGTGGCGTTGCGTGGGACCGAGGTGAAATCGATCCGCGAGGGTAAAGCCAATCTGAAGGACGCCTATGGGCTGCTGAAGGACGGCGAATGTTTTCTGCTGAACGCGCACATCGGACCGTTCTCTCATGGGAATGCGATGAACCATGATTCGCTGCGTACTCGGAAGCTGCTGCTGCATAAGAACGAGGTGCGGAAGCTGGAAGGTATGACGAAGCAGAAGGGATTTACGCTGATCCCGACACGGCTTTATTTTCGCAATGGGCGTGTGAAGTGCGAGATTGCGTTGGCCAAGGGCAAGCAGGAGTACGACAAGCGCGCAACCGAACGCAAGCGCGAGGCCGATAACGAGGCGAAAGCAGCGGTAGCGAGGAGCCAACGAGGGTAGCTCTACTTTCGTTGTAGTTCTAGTTGCAAAGTGATCAACATGCAGTCGGGTTACGATAGATGCATGGACACGAAGCTACTTTTTCAGGATGCTGCCAGTTTTCAGACGCCAATGCTGGCTGTGTTTGCCGTGGATATTGCTGTAGGCAAAGATGCCGAGCCTGTGGTGGCTTTGCTGACGACCTCGGATGCGGTGGCGGGTGCTGCGGCGAAGGTGTTGGCGTCTGGCGAGTTCAAGGCGGCGGCAGGCGAGACGTTGCTATTGCATGCTCCGAACGGGTTGAAGACGGAGCGGTTGCTGGTGGTCGGGCTGGGGAAGGCGAAGGGGCTGTCAGTCGATGAAGTTCGGAAGGGTGCCGGGACCGCGGTGCGTGCGGCCAAACCTCTTGGAGTAAGAGAGCTGGCGATTGCGTTTCCTGAAGACCATGCGTTGGATGACGAACATCTGGAGACGCTGCCCTGCATGCTGCTATCGCGTGTGCTGGTGGAAGGCGCGGAGGTGGCGGAGCTGGACTGGGATACGTACCGGAGTGAACGGAAAGACCGATCGGTACGAGCGCTTTCTGTGATCGCGAAGGAAGCGGAGAAGTCTACGAGGGCAGAGATACAGGAAGGCTTTGATGCAGGCTTGATTGTTGCAGCGGCGCAGAACTTTACGCGAACGCTGGTGAATGAGCCGGGAAATGTTTTGACTCCGACAGAGCTGGGCAAGCGCGCCGCGGCGATGTGTGCAGAGGTGGGCTTGAAGTGCGAGGTGCACTCGACCGCGAAGCTGCAGGAGCTGAAGATGGGTGCATTTGCCGCGGTGGCGCAGGGCTCGGAACAGCCGCCGGCATTGATTGTCATGACGTATGAGCCGAAGCTGGGTAAGGGCGAGTCGTTTGGTGCGGACTCGCCGGTGCTTGGGCTGGTGGGCAAAGGAATCACGTTCGATACGGGTGGGATCTCGATCAAGCCTGGCGACGGCATGGAGAAGATGAAGTACGACATGGCTGGGGCGGCGGCGATGATCGGCGCGATGCGGGCGATTGCACAGTTGAAGCCGAAGGTGAAGGTGATCGGCATTGTGTGCTCGGCGGAAAATATGCCGGATGGAAAGGCATATCGGCCCGGCGATGTGGTTACGGCGATGTCGGGTAAGACGATTGAGGTAATTAACACCGACGCTGAGGGCAGGCTGGTGCTGGCGGATGGGTTGCATTACGCGAAGACGCTGGGTTGTACGCATCTGATCGATGCGGCGACGTTGACGGGAGCTTGTGTTGTGGCTTTGGGAATCGTGAATGTTGGGTTGTTCTCGAATGATGAAGCGACATGGCAGAAGTTTACGGACGCCGCGAAGATCTCGGGCGAGAAGTTCTGGAGACTTCCCTGCACCGATGACTACAAGGATCAGATCAAGAGCCATATCGCGGATATGAGGAATACGGGCGCGAATCGTTGGGGTGGGGCGATCTCGGCGGCGATGTTCTTGAAGGAGTTTGTGGGTGAGACGCCGTGGGTGCATCTGGATATCGCTGGATGTGCCTGGAATGATGAGAATAAGCCCTGGCTTGCGAATGGGCCGAGTGGGATTGCGGTGCGGTCGATTCTGGAGTGGGTGCGGGCTTACGCGGCTTAGCCTTGGCGGACCCTTCAATGAAGATCATTCGTGCAACTCCGTCTCAGAGGATCGAGGCGGAGCTTTTGCTGAATGAATACTACGAAGCTGTGGACGTGATGAAGAGAGATACGCCTGCGGCGATTGCCGGCTATCTGTCGGATGAATCCTCGGGGCTTTGGATCGCATTCGTGAATGAGTTGCCTGCAGGCTGCGTTGTGCTTCGGCCGCTACCGACGATCGAGGCAGCGACGGAGTGCAAGCGGCTTTATGTTCGACCGCAATTTAGGGGACGCGGGATCGCAGAAGCCTTGCTGGATGCGATGGAGGAGTACGCACTCGAGAAGGCTGCCAATTGGGTGTATCTGGATAGTAAGGATGATCTGAAAGATGCTCTTCGGATTTACGTCCGGAGAGGCTATCAACCGTGCGCGCGGTACAACGATAATCCGCAGGCGACGGTATTTCTTCGAAAGAGTCTGCGCTCAGCCGCTGATTGACCGCGAAGTACGTGCGCGGTTTGGTTACATAACTGGGGGGGCTTCGATGCCTAGGTAGTCGAGGGCGCGGGTCATCTCGCGTTGGGCTACTGCGGCAGTGGCCAGGAGGAGGGATTTGCGGGTGGGGTCGGTCTCGTTGAGGACGTGGTGGCGGTGGTAGAAGTTGTTGAACTGTTGGGCCAACTGGAAGGCGTACTTGGCGAGATAGGCTGGCTCGGCAGTGGCGATGCACTGCTCGATTAGCAGGGTAAGTTTTGAGGCGAGGAGCCAGGTCTCCCAGAGGCTGCTTCCCTCTTCGGTGTCGAGGATGTTGGAGAGGTCTAGTGTGGCAATGACTGCGAGGGATGCGGCTGCGGTCGTGTTCGCTTTGCGGAAGATGTTGGCCGCGCGAACGATGGCGTACTGGACGTAGGGGCCGGTTTCGCCTTCGAAGCTGAGGGCGTCTTTGAAGTCGAAGGCGATGACGGTGTTGCGGGTGAAGCGGAGCATGAAGTAGCGGAGAGCGCCTACTGCGATTTGGGTCGCGATGGTGAGGCGCTCGGCTGGTTCGATCTCGGGGTGGCGGGTATCGACTTCGGATTTTGCGGCGGCGATGAGGCGGTCGAGGAGGTCGTCGGCTTTGACGCCGAAGCCTTTGCGGCCGCTGACTTCGATGTAGGATTTTTTCTGATCTTCTTCGCTGATGGCGTAGCCGAGTTCGACGGCGCAGCGGGGGGTAAGGGCGACCATCTCGTAGCTGAAGTGGGTGTAGCGGTCGGCGGCTTCGGTGTAGCCCATGCCGCGGAGCGCCGCGATAACGTTGTTCTGGGGGTCGTTCTGGCGGGAGTCGATGACGTTGTAGATGGCGTCGGCGTGGCCGAAGCTTGGGTGTGGGGTTTCGCCGTGGACTGCGGAGATCCAGCAGCAGCGATCGGGATACTGATTGAATTTTAGATGGCCGAAGTCCTTGCCGGAGAGGAGGCCGAACTTCCAGAGGTGGTAGGCGATGTCCTTGCCGACATAAGTGACGGTGCCGTTGGAGCGGACGATGACCTTGGCGTCTTCGTCGGGGAGGCTGGAGTCTTCGGTTGCGATTTCTTCAGCGGAACCTGCCCGGCGCATGACGTAACAACCTTTGTTTTTGCCGGCGGTTTCGAGATAGAGGACACCTTTTTCGAGCATGAGCGTGCGGGCCGCGTCCCAGAAGTGGAGGGAGAGGATCTCGCTTTCGCGGGGGAGGAAGTCGTATTCGATGTTGAGGCGCTGCATGGTTTCGAGATGGCGGCGAAGGACGGCGGTGGAGATGAGGTCGGCTATGTCGGCGGTGTCGTTTTTTCCCATCTCGAGCGCGTGGAGGGTGTCGAGACGGATCTGCTTGCGGGCGTCGAGATGATCGGCGTCGGCGGTGTACCACTGGGAGACGCGGGCGTAGAGGTCCCAGCAGTAGAAGTCGATGCGCTGGTTGGTTTCGATAAGTTCGGTGAGGAGTTCGCGGGTACTGGAGAGGGTTTTGCCTTCGAGGTAGACGAGGCCTACGACTACGTCTGCGACCTGGACGCCGGTGTTGTCGATGTAGTTCTGAACGCCTACTTCGTAGCCGGTTTTGAAGCGGTCGGGGCGGAGGAGGCGCTGGAAGGTGTCGCCGAGGATGGCGTTGCGGAGGTGGCCGATGTGGGCGGCTTTGTTGGGGTTGATGCTGGTGTGCTCGACGAGGCGGAAGCCGGGGCCGCCGATGTCGGCGTGCTGGTCGGCGGCAATGCGGCGGACGGTGGCGGCGCGGTCGAGACGGATGTTGAGGTAGCCTGCGCCGGCTACTTCTACGCTCGCGATGCCTTCGAGCGATGGAAGGGCCGCGGTGAGCTCGGCTGCGAGTTCGGTGGCGATGGCGCGGGGGGCTTTGCGGAGGCGCTTGGCGAGTTCGAAGGCGACGGGGAGGGCGAGTTCGCCGAGGGCGATGCTGGGCGGCTGCTCGACCACGAGATTGGTCAGGGTGACGTCGTACTTCGCTAGAAGGATGGCCTGGATTTGGGCCAACAAAGACTGCTGGATTGTGCGATACATGCTTAGGGGTCACCACTCTGGAAGATGGGTTCAGTTTACTAGAGGCTTGGGGAAGATGTGTCCTGCCGGACGGGTCCACTGCGCGTGGGGCGGCAACTTCGTGGCGTGTGTACCGGTCGGAGTGGCACGATTGGCGAGGGGCCTCGCGTTGCTCGGCTTTTATTTGATCTCTCGTCTGCTATGGCATTTCGACCGGTAGATCTTCAATCTCTTCGAGCAGGGGCTTGTGGTTGTGGATACGGATGCGGTGAGTGAGGAAGATAACGCCACCCGCTCCGGTAACCGCGAGGAGCATCCAAACGTGAATGGCCAGGCCAAACACTGCAGCTTGAGAGATGGAAGCACCGTGATTTACGAGTGAGGTTTTAACGGCGAGCTCGAAGGGGCCGATGGCTCCGGGAGAGCTGGGGATGAGGTAGGAGAGGTTGGCGAAGGAGACCGAGAGCCATGCAGCGATGTCGTCGACCGATAGGCCGAGGAGACGGAGAGCGGAGAGGAAGATCATTCCCTCGCAGGTCCAGATGATGACCGACTGAAGAAGCAGCAGGAGGGACCCGGTGACACCCAGGCGGCCTGTAGCATCGAGCGCGAGCGTGATCCAGTGTTCGATTTTTTTCAACAGCGGCCCGGCGGGGAAACGGGCGAAGAGGCGTTGAACCGGAGCCTGCAGGCTGCGTGCCGCTACGAGAAGGATGAGCAGGCCGATGCCTGAGACGGCGAGCGAGATGTTTGCAATGAGGCGGAGGTGCGGCGTAGCGATGTTGCCTACAGTTGCGACGAACATGAGCACGAGGACGAAGATGTCGAGGAGCTTTTCGAGGATGACGGTGCTGAGGATGATGGAGGGAGAGGTGCCGAGGTCGTCGGCGTAGGTGAAGATGCGCATGATGTCGCCAATCCGAAGAGGCAGGATATTGTTGGCGGCGAGCGAAGTCATGAGGACTCGGGCGCAGACGGCGAAGTGGTCGCGGAGGGAACGACCGTTGCGCGGCATCATCTGGCTCCAGCGAACGCAACGCAGGGTGTAGCTGGCGATAGTGAAGCCGAGGACTCCGAGGATCCATACAGGATGAGCTGCGCGGAGAGCACGGAACTCGTCAAGATGGATGTTGTGGAAGGTGTACCAGAGGAAGAAGGCGCTGATGAGCAGGCCAGGAATGGTCTTCAGCAGGTTGCGGCTATTGGCGGCGGCGCTCATGCGGGCAACCGGGTGGACAGCGGGCGATGTGTCGTTTCGCGAGAGACCAGGAAATGTAAGGGACGATGAAGCATGCAGCTTCGATTGTATCGTCTGTATGTTGCCGGTCTCTTACATCGTTGCAAGCATCTCGCAGGGTGGCTGGACTGACAGGCTAAGCGGAGACGGACAAGAAGACGCTGCGGAAGGCCTCCTCGTCCTGCTGCGGATTTTTTCTGCTTTGAGGGTCGGCTTCAGCTTGAGTTTCGACACGGGAGACTACATCACCGTCGTCGGTGGCGGCAAAACTGGTGAGCTTTCGACGCACTTCGGCGGCGGCTTTTCTGGCCTCGATTGCCTGTAAGGTGGATTGGGTCGCAGCAGGGGCAGGCTGGCTGACTGGGTTGCCGTGAATGTGCATAACGCGCGCTCTCTCCTTGAATTGTTCCCTTCGTTTCGTTTGACCAACTGTGCCCTTGTAGGGCAATCGGAGTACCAACTCACGGCACAATGAGATGAGAGCGCTCTTAGAATGCGGGCTCGTACGATTTTTTCTTTTAATTTAGAGCAGGATGTAGGCTCATTGGGTATTTGGACGTCTAAATCTGCGTGCTATTCCAAGTTCGGAAGTCGTGTGGCATTTAACCTCGAAACAAAGTGCGCTTGTATGTGTTTAGATTTGCAGGCACTCAAGACGGAAAGCATGCGGCGGAGATAAACCCGCGTCGGGAGTAACAGGTATTTGGCTACATCAATAGGATCACAGCTCTCTTTGGTAGAGCTGGAACTTGAGCAGTACCGACGGGA
Coding sequences within:
- a CDS encoding arginine--tRNA ligase translates to MYRTIQQSLLAQIQAILLAKYDVTLTNLVVEQPPSIALGELALPVAFELAKRLRKAPRAIATELAAELTAALPSLEGIASVEVAGAGYLNIRLDRAATVRRIAADQHADIGGPGFRLVEHTSINPNKAAHIGHLRNAILGDTFQRLLRPDRFKTGYEVGVQNYIDNTGVQVADVVVGLVYLEGKTLSSTRELLTELIETNQRIDFYCWDLYARVSQWYTADADHLDARKQIRLDTLHALEMGKNDTADIADLISTAVLRRHLETMQRLNIEYDFLPRESEILSLHFWDAARTLMLEKGVLYLETAGKNKGCYVMRRAGSAEEIATEDSSLPDEDAKVIVRSNGTVTYVGKDIAYHLWKFGLLSGKDFGHLKFNQYPDRCCWISAVHGETPHPSFGHADAIYNVIDSRQNDPQNNVIAALRGMGYTEAADRYTHFSYEMVALTPRCAVELGYAISEEDQKKSYIEVSGRKGFGVKADDLLDRLIAAAKSEVDTRHPEIEPAERLTIATQIAVGALRYFMLRFTRNTVIAFDFKDALSFEGETGPYVQYAIVRAANIFRKANTTAAASLAVIATLDLSNILDTEEGSSLWETWLLASKLTLLIEQCIATAEPAYLAKYAFQLAQQFNNFYHRHHVLNETDPTRKSLLLATAAVAQREMTRALDYLGIEAPPVM
- a CDS encoding leucyl aminopeptidase, which codes for MDTKLLFQDAASFQTPMLAVFAVDIAVGKDAEPVVALLTTSDAVAGAAAKVLASGEFKAAAGETLLLHAPNGLKTERLLVVGLGKAKGLSVDEVRKGAGTAVRAAKPLGVRELAIAFPEDHALDDEHLETLPCMLLSRVLVEGAEVAELDWDTYRSERKDRSVRALSVIAKEAEKSTRAEIQEGFDAGLIVAAAQNFTRTLVNEPGNVLTPTELGKRAAAMCAEVGLKCEVHSTAKLQELKMGAFAAVAQGSEQPPALIVMTYEPKLGKGESFGADSPVLGLVGKGITFDTGGISIKPGDGMEKMKYDMAGAAAMIGAMRAIAQLKPKVKVIGIVCSAENMPDGKAYRPGDVVTAMSGKTIEVINTDAEGRLVLADGLHYAKTLGCTHLIDAATLTGACVVALGIVNVGLFSNDEATWQKFTDAAKISGEKFWRLPCTDDYKDQIKSHIADMRNTGANRWGGAISAAMFLKEFVGETPWVHLDIAGCAWNDENKPWLANGPSGIAVRSILEWVRAYAA
- a CDS encoding lysylphosphatidylglycerol synthase transmembrane domain-containing protein, which produces MSAAANSRNLLKTIPGLLISAFFLWYTFHNIHLDEFRALRAAHPVWILGVLGFTIASYTLRCVRWSQMMPRNGRSLRDHFAVCARVLMTSLAANNILPLRIGDIMRIFTYADDLGTSPSIILSTVILEKLLDIFVLVLMFVATVGNIATPHLRLIANISLAVSGIGLLILLVAARSLQAPVQRLFARFPAGPLLKKIEHWITLALDATGRLGVTGSLLLLLQSVIIWTCEGMIFLSALRLLGLSVDDIAAWLSVSFANLSYLIPSSPGAIGPFELAVKTSLVNHGASISQAAVFGLAIHVWMLLAVTGAGGVIFLTHRIRIHNHKPLLEEIEDLPVEMP
- a CDS encoding leucine-rich repeat domain-containing protein, whose product is MPNSSAPALNLWKRHLGVVPDYVWQQTDLETLILADNELSEISPKIGNLKNLRTLDLGHNQLTNLPDILGDLVNLTDFLYLHDNHLTSLPPSVGKLKNLRYLNLSENAFPLLPDCLSCLSSLVELRSTDNLLTELPDSIGSLSNLRELHLRNNHLTTLTASIANLSELRQLDLRGNPLETLPESLAHLPKLEKLDLRWVTTLTPPTWFKDLEARGCLVYL
- a CDS encoding type II secretion system protein; this encodes MRSQPLSPESGLTLVELIICVAIVALLASAAIPIARFQVKRTKERELRRDLWQMRDAIDHYKDAADKGAFQIKADSLGYPPDLQTLVDGVEVTAAQGKKVKFLRKIPVDPFTNNTDWGLRSNQDDTDSDSFGGQNVFDVHSKSTGTALDGTKYNTW
- a CDS encoding cohesin domain-containing protein; protein product: MLYSPERDSLAGTAPTGSAEAGKIFPAGVISGKRHNLYGVKDENGSSMGRLYKSISKLSTSLRRVLPALLLCGIAGLSTARAHAQSASTWDKRGQDAEARQDFDAAYEDYHNAVLKKPKDLRFREHFDHMRFQAAVSHVDRGRVLRQSGDLNGALTQFTRAQQIDPGNQAAAQEIDAIQKQQQIDRDNTPQAKEQMSQQNETLSTIGSISGPVELKPVSNDPITLHMVEDVKVIYEAIGKAAGLNVLFDPDYSSKRIPVDLTNVTLSDALRIVGTISGTFYKAITPNTIFVATNSRTKRTDLDEQAVQTFYLTNASQQNDANEVVIAIRNLLDPSVKIYLVPSQNAIVMRATPDQLLLAQKLLNDLDRARPEVVVDVAVLEVNKNVEHNLGITLPQSITLTPQANPNSTTSSSSSTGTSTGSTTTSDFTLNTLAHLNANNFAVSIGGGTLNALLSDADTRVLQNPSIRATDGQRATMKIGSKIPVATGSYNAGVSTGVASIGVQTQFTYIDIGVNIDMTPTVHYDREVTLKMKIEVLSQINTVTISGVSEPVIGQRTSEQVITLKDGEPSLLAGIITKSDSLNINGTPGVGEIPILKYFFTSRDKINDKTEIVFIIIPHIVRESVLTRVNVRPIDTGTGQSIELRRDVSANDHNSEPVYANGPRSASSPTSAANAASAMVQQLSQQAQPAGPPASYVPGAQTPETPPASQPPANQTPAPAAVPGAGPPISFTVVPPDSTQAVGSTFQVAVMLGNGHDVFSVPLQLQFNPALLQLVNVDAGTFLGKDGQAVSLVHREDKGLVAISSIRPPNTAGVSGTGSLCTLTFKAIAAGDSSLSLVKVGALNSAQANLPAVGSQAVVHVK
- the smpB gene encoding SsrA-binding protein SmpB, coding for MPRSMSNTTAAHQPKPVVKEKDRDPVAAGKRDAAFNRSASFNYFLTDKFEAGVALRGTEVKSIREGKANLKDAYGLLKDGECFLLNAHIGPFSHGNAMNHDSLRTRKLLLHKNEVRKLEGMTKQKGFTLIPTRLYFRNGRVKCEIALAKGKQEYDKRATERKREADNEAKAAVARSQRG
- a CDS encoding type II secretion system protein, coding for MSFRSAAEESASLPQSSTRTAEQGFTLLELMIVMVVIGLLAAIAIPAYTSNIRNAKEAVLKEDLHTMRQAIDSYTVDKAKAPQSLDDLVQAGYLKAMPVDPFTHRSDTWMPVQDDTLSSIDQTDSGIDDVHSGAQQTASDGTSYSTW
- a CDS encoding GNAT family N-acetyltransferase → MKIIRATPSQRIEAELLLNEYYEAVDVMKRDTPAAIAGYLSDESSGLWIAFVNELPAGCVVLRPLPTIEAATECKRLYVRPQFRGRGIAEALLDAMEEYALEKAANWVYLDSKDDLKDALRIYVRRGYQPCARYNDNPQATVFLRKSLRSAAD